The Streptomyces sp. NBC_00224 genome has a window encoding:
- a CDS encoding dienelactone hydrolase family protein, with product MTTVLGTSVDIPTQDGTADAYLVHPDDNSPHPAVLFYMDAFGLRPHLKGMADRIAAAGYTVLVPNVFYRVGRAPIVELPDFIDPQQRPDLFDVIGPHIFALTSELVVRDADAYLRWLADSPLATDGPVGVTGYCMGAGLALRTAGSFPERVAAAAGFHGGRMATDAPDSPHLLAEHITAELYFGHADQDEGMPPEQIDRLNKALSAAGVRHEAEVYAGAQHGYTQADTAAYNAEGDARHWEALLALLNRTL from the coding sequence ATGACCACAGTGCTCGGAACCTCCGTGGACATCCCCACGCAGGACGGCACCGCCGACGCCTATCTCGTCCACCCCGACGACAACTCCCCGCACCCCGCGGTCCTGTTCTACATGGACGCCTTCGGGCTCCGCCCCCACCTCAAGGGGATGGCCGACCGCATCGCGGCGGCCGGTTACACCGTCCTGGTCCCCAATGTGTTCTACCGCGTCGGGCGGGCGCCGATCGTCGAGCTGCCGGACTTCATCGACCCCCAGCAGCGGCCGGACCTCTTCGACGTCATCGGCCCGCACATATTCGCCCTCACCTCCGAGCTGGTCGTGCGTGACGCCGACGCGTATCTGCGCTGGCTGGCCGACTCCCCGCTGGCCACGGACGGACCGGTGGGCGTCACGGGCTACTGCATGGGCGCGGGCCTGGCCCTGCGCACCGCCGGATCGTTCCCCGAGCGGGTCGCGGCGGCGGCCGGTTTCCACGGCGGCCGCATGGCGACCGACGCCCCGGACAGCCCCCACCTGCTCGCCGAACACATCACCGCGGAGCTGTACTTCGGCCACGCCGACCAGGACGAGGGCATGCCCCCCGAGCAGATCGACCGCCTGAACAAGGCCCTCTCGGCAGCCGGGGTCCGCCACGAGGCCGAGGTCTACGCGGGCGCCCAGCACGGTTACACCCAGGCCGACACCGCCGCGTACAACGCCGAAGGTGACGCCCGTCACTGGGAAGCCCTGCTCGCCCTGCTGAACCGCACGCTCTGA
- a CDS encoding adenylosuccinate lyase family protein, whose amino-acid sequence MTGRPDSLLDSGLLSPVRVGTPVEEAVGDLAWLQGMLDAEAALARAQARLGTLPQRVAEVIGAQARAEHLDLRELALAARETANPVVGLVQAFSRRVAAVDPAAAEYVHRGSTSQDIFDTGAMLVAQRALRLMRADLARSADALAALARRHRDTTMAGRTLALHAVPTTFGLKAAGWRKLLLDADLRLERVLDGGLPVSLGGAAGTLAGYLEYARLDGDGSLDPDEYAARLTDTFARETGLATAELPWHTLRTPIADLAAALAFTAAALGKIAVDVQSLTRTEVAEVAEPAVTGRGSSSAMPHKRNPVLATLLRSAALQVPVLAAGVTQCMLSEDERSAGAWHAEWQLLRECLRLTGGATHTLVELAEGLEVRPERMAENLALTGGQIVSERIAAVLAPRLGKAEAKQALTRASHTAQRSGRPLGDVLAESEELRGHFTAGELAELCDPARYTGGAAALVDRAVGKPH is encoded by the coding sequence ATGACCGGCCGCCCCGACAGCCTGCTCGACTCCGGCCTGCTCTCGCCGGTCCGCGTCGGCACTCCCGTCGAGGAGGCCGTCGGCGACCTGGCGTGGCTTCAGGGGATGCTCGACGCCGAGGCCGCCCTCGCCCGGGCGCAGGCGCGGCTCGGCACCCTGCCGCAGCGGGTCGCCGAGGTCATCGGCGCACAGGCCCGCGCCGAGCACCTCGACCTGAGGGAGCTTGCGCTGGCCGCGCGGGAGACCGCCAACCCGGTCGTCGGCCTGGTGCAGGCGTTCAGCCGGCGCGTCGCCGCCGTGGACCCGGCGGCAGCCGAATACGTGCACCGCGGCTCCACCAGCCAGGACATCTTCGACACCGGCGCGATGCTCGTCGCCCAGCGGGCGCTGCGGCTGATGCGCGCCGACCTCGCCAGGTCCGCCGACGCCCTGGCCGCTCTCGCCCGGCGGCACCGCGACACCACCATGGCGGGCCGCACCCTGGCCCTGCACGCCGTCCCCACCACGTTCGGGCTGAAGGCGGCGGGCTGGCGCAAGCTGCTGCTCGACGCCGACCTGCGCCTGGAGCGCGTCCTGGACGGAGGGCTGCCCGTCTCCCTCGGCGGGGCGGCGGGAACGCTCGCCGGATACCTGGAGTACGCACGGCTCGACGGTGACGGCTCACTGGACCCGGACGAGTACGCGGCACGGCTCACCGACACGTTCGCGCGGGAGACGGGTCTCGCCACGGCCGAACTGCCCTGGCACACCCTGCGTACGCCCATCGCCGACCTCGCCGCCGCCCTCGCCTTCACGGCCGCCGCCCTCGGCAAGATCGCGGTGGATGTGCAGTCGCTGACCCGCACCGAGGTCGCGGAGGTCGCGGAGCCCGCGGTCACCGGGCGCGGCAGCTCCTCGGCCATGCCGCACAAGCGCAACCCGGTCCTGGCGACGCTGCTGCGCAGCGCGGCCCTCCAGGTGCCCGTCCTGGCCGCTGGCGTCACCCAGTGCATGCTCTCCGAGGACGAGCGCTCCGCCGGGGCCTGGCATGCGGAGTGGCAGCTGTTGCGCGAGTGCCTGCGGCTGACCGGCGGCGCCACCCACACCCTGGTCGAACTGGCCGAGGGGCTCGAAGTGCGGCCGGAGCGGATGGCCGAGAACCTGGCGCTGACCGGCGGCCAGATCGTCTCCGAGCGCATCGCCGCCGTACTGGCGCCCAGGCTCGGCAAGGCCGAGGCCAAGCAGGCGCTCACCCGGGCCTCGCACACCGCACAGCGGTCCGGCCGCCCGCTCGGGGACGTGCTCGCCGAGTCCGAGGAGCTGCGCGGCCACTTCACCGCCGGGGAACTGGCCGAGCTGTGCGACCCGGCCCGGTACACGGGCGGGGCGGCGGCCCTCGTGGACCGGGCGGTGGGCAAGCCGCACTGA
- a CDS encoding FAD/NAD(P)-binding protein, with protein sequence MRSGVPRTLCIVGAGPRGLSVLERLCANERAQPTHSAVTVHVVEPCEPGAGAVWRTDQSRLLLMNTVASQITVHTDASSCIDGPIEPGPTLEEWAREVAASGGRAGHDEQTLAEARDLGPNTYPTRAFYGSYLSAMFQQVVRRAPAHVTIEVHRSRAVALTDSHGEADCEQAVGLLDGTWLSGLDAVVLAQGHVPVRPTAHEERTASLARVHGLRYLQPANPADLDLSGVKAGEPVLLRGLGLNFFDHMTLLTQGRGGSFERVDGRLVYRPSGQEPVMYATSRRGVPYHARGENEKGASERYYPRLLTPEHVETLRKRADDGERIGLRDELWPLITREVESVYYGTWLTAHGRDAERTDLVDRFLACESAEDRSGLLDAAGIPEAERWSWERLSRPYGGQEFGDRAAFRDWLLQYLRDDVREAKHGNLSGPLKSALDVLRDLRNEIRLAVDHSGLHGDSHRDELDGWYTPLNAFLSIGPPTSRIEEMIALIEAGILELTGPQTEIRIDTVNPAFVAQSRAVPGPPLRAHVLIEARLPESDLRRAADPLLQHLVATGQAVNHRVPNAGGAGYETGGLAVAERPYRVRDARGRAHPRRFAYGVPTEAVHWVTAAGIRPGVDSVTLADSDAIARAVLALAPRPTTSVAAPDRLQGALV encoded by the coding sequence ATGAGGAGTGGCGTTCCCAGGACGCTGTGCATAGTCGGCGCCGGACCGCGAGGACTCTCGGTGCTGGAGCGGCTGTGTGCCAACGAGCGTGCGCAGCCGACACACTCCGCGGTGACCGTGCACGTCGTCGAGCCGTGCGAGCCCGGTGCCGGTGCGGTGTGGCGCACCGACCAGTCCCGTCTGCTGCTGATGAACACGGTGGCGTCCCAGATCACGGTCCACACCGATGCCAGCTCGTGCATCGACGGGCCCATCGAGCCCGGCCCGACCCTGGAGGAGTGGGCCAGGGAGGTCGCCGCGTCCGGCGGGCGTGCCGGTCACGACGAGCAGACGCTCGCCGAGGCCCGCGACCTGGGGCCGAACACGTACCCCACCCGCGCGTTCTACGGCAGTTACCTCTCCGCGATGTTCCAGCAGGTCGTCCGGCGCGCCCCCGCGCACGTCACGATCGAGGTCCACCGCTCGCGCGCCGTCGCCCTGACGGACAGCCACGGAGAGGCCGACTGCGAGCAGGCCGTCGGCCTCTTGGACGGCACCTGGCTCAGCGGTCTGGACGCCGTCGTCCTCGCCCAGGGCCACGTCCCGGTGCGGCCGACCGCCCACGAGGAGCGGACCGCCAGCCTCGCCCGGGTGCACGGCCTGCGCTACCTCCAGCCCGCGAACCCCGCCGACCTCGACCTGAGCGGGGTCAAGGCGGGCGAGCCGGTCCTGCTGCGGGGCCTCGGCCTCAACTTCTTCGACCACATGACCCTGCTCACCCAGGGGCGCGGCGGTTCCTTCGAGCGCGTCGACGGCCGCCTGGTGTACCGGCCCTCGGGCCAGGAGCCGGTGATGTACGCCACGTCCCGCCGAGGCGTTCCGTACCACGCACGCGGTGAGAACGAGAAGGGCGCCTCGGAGCGCTACTACCCCCGCCTGCTCACCCCCGAGCACGTCGAGACCCTGCGCAAGCGGGCCGACGACGGCGAACGGATCGGTCTGCGCGACGAGTTGTGGCCGCTGATCACCCGAGAGGTGGAGAGCGTCTACTACGGCACCTGGCTCACCGCCCACGGCCGCGACGCCGAGCGCACGGACCTGGTGGACCGCTTCCTGGCCTGCGAGAGCGCCGAGGACCGGAGCGGGCTGCTCGACGCGGCCGGCATACCCGAGGCGGAGCGCTGGAGCTGGGAGCGGCTTTCGCGCCCGTACGGAGGCCAGGAGTTCGGCGACCGGGCCGCGTTCCGCGACTGGCTGCTCCAGTATCTGCGCGACGACGTGCGCGAGGCCAAGCACGGCAACCTCAGCGGCCCGCTCAAGTCCGCCCTCGACGTCCTGCGCGACCTGCGCAACGAGATCCGGCTCGCGGTCGACCACAGCGGTCTGCACGGCGACTCGCACCGCGACGAACTCGACGGCTGGTACACGCCGTTGAACGCCTTCCTCTCCATCGGCCCGCCCACTTCACGCATCGAGGAGATGATCGCGCTCATCGAGGCGGGCATCCTCGAACTCACCGGCCCTCAGACCGAGATACGCATCGACACGGTCAACCCCGCCTTCGTCGCCCAGTCCCGGGCCGTACCGGGACCGCCCCTGCGGGCCCACGTACTGATCGAGGCGCGGCTGCCCGAGTCGGATCTGCGGCGCGCCGCCGACCCGCTGCTCCAGCACCTGGTCGCCACCGGGCAGGCCGTGAACCACCGGGTGCCCAACGCGGGCGGGGCCGGGTACGAGACCGGCGGCCTCGCCGTCGCCGAGCGCCCCTACCGCGTCCGCGACGCCCGGGGCCGGGCGCACCCGCGCCGGTTCGCCTACGGTGTGCCCACGGAGGCCGTGCACTGGGTGACCGCGGCCGGGATCCGGCCGGGGGTGGACTCGGTGACCCTGGCCGACTCCGACGCCATCGCCCGTGCGGTGCTGGCACTCGCACCCCGCCCCACCACCTCGGTCGCCGCCCCCGACCGGCTGCAAGGAGCACTCGTATGA
- a CDS encoding maleate cis-trans isomerase — MWRPDGWDVRVRIGVLTPHADVGPESEFRAMAPPDVGVHAARVPFGAMRRGGAMDSTIPLAPVRAFAEPPYVDEAAAQLAAAPVAALAYAFTSSAYVIGADEEAAMLTRLSARAHGLPVVATCASTVEALHAVGATRICLVDPPWFDTALNDLGRAYYEAAGFDVRFSAPCDLPSGQALIRPGELHDWAAGHVPEEAEAVVVGGNGFRAVGMVENLEATLGRPVLTANQVLLWAVLRAARSDTAAITGYGRLFTPAAPPPAGGGAP; from the coding sequence ATGTGGCGACCTGATGGCTGGGACGTACGGGTACGCATCGGTGTACTCACCCCGCACGCCGATGTGGGCCCCGAGTCGGAGTTCCGCGCGATGGCTCCGCCCGACGTGGGCGTGCACGCCGCCCGGGTGCCGTTCGGAGCCATGCGCCGGGGCGGAGCCATGGATTCCACGATCCCGCTCGCCCCCGTGCGGGCCTTCGCCGAGCCTCCGTACGTCGACGAGGCCGCCGCGCAGCTCGCCGCCGCGCCCGTGGCGGCCCTCGCCTACGCGTTCACCAGCTCCGCGTACGTCATCGGCGCGGACGAGGAGGCGGCGATGCTCACCCGCCTCTCCGCCCGCGCCCACGGCCTCCCGGTGGTCGCCACCTGCGCCTCGACGGTGGAGGCCCTGCACGCCGTGGGCGCCACCCGGATCTGCCTGGTCGATCCGCCGTGGTTCGACACCGCGCTCAACGACCTCGGCCGGGCCTACTACGAGGCCGCCGGATTCGACGTACGGTTCTCCGCCCCCTGCGACCTCCCCAGCGGGCAGGCCCTCATCCGGCCGGGCGAGCTGCACGACTGGGCGGCCGGCCACGTCCCCGAGGAGGCGGAGGCCGTCGTCGTGGGAGGCAACGGCTTCCGGGCCGTGGGGATGGTGGAGAACCTCGAAGCAACCCTCGGGCGGCCCGTACTGACCGCCAATCAGGTCCTGCTGTGGGCGGTGCTGCGCGCCGCCCGGAGCGACACCGCCGCGATCACGGGGTACGGCCGGCTGTTCACGCCGGCCGCCCCGCCCCCGGCCGGGGGCGGGGCGCCGTGA
- a CDS encoding NADP-dependent oxidoreductase yields MSHTTPTMRAVTQSAFGGPEVLRVTEAPRPVPLPTEVLVRVVSAGVNPVDVKTREGHGMAGVLGEPPFVLGWDVAGVVEELGFGVHTLEVGDEVYGMPWFPRAAGGYAEYVTAPARQFARKPASLNHDEAAAVPLAALTAWQILVDTADVRPGQRVLVHAAAGGVGHFAVRIAKHLGAHVIATASAGKHAWLRELGADEVVDYTATRFEKELSGVDVVVDLVGDEIDSTSTRSLAVLRPGGLLVAVPSGVSDELAAKAAAADVRARPFLVEPDGTALTTLAGLIDAGAIKVEVAAVLPLEQAAEAHRRQASGRTRGKIVLRVAE; encoded by the coding sequence ATGTCTCACACCACCCCCACGATGCGCGCCGTCACCCAGTCCGCCTTCGGCGGCCCCGAGGTCCTCCGGGTCACCGAGGCGCCGCGCCCCGTCCCGCTGCCGACGGAGGTCCTGGTGCGGGTCGTCTCCGCCGGGGTCAACCCGGTCGACGTGAAGACGCGGGAGGGCCACGGGATGGCGGGCGTCCTCGGGGAGCCGCCGTTCGTCCTCGGGTGGGACGTCGCCGGAGTGGTCGAGGAGCTCGGCTTCGGCGTGCACACCCTGGAGGTGGGGGACGAGGTGTACGGCATGCCGTGGTTCCCCCGCGCCGCCGGCGGCTACGCCGAGTACGTCACCGCTCCCGCCCGGCAGTTCGCCCGCAAGCCCGCGTCCCTGAACCACGACGAGGCCGCGGCCGTCCCGCTCGCCGCGCTCACCGCCTGGCAGATCCTGGTGGACACCGCCGATGTGCGCCCGGGGCAGCGCGTGCTCGTCCACGCCGCCGCGGGTGGCGTCGGTCACTTCGCCGTCCGGATCGCCAAGCACCTCGGGGCCCACGTCATCGCCACCGCCAGCGCGGGCAAGCACGCCTGGCTGCGGGAGCTCGGCGCCGACGAGGTCGTCGACTACACCGCCACCCGCTTCGAGAAGGAGCTGTCCGGCGTCGACGTGGTCGTCGACCTCGTGGGTGACGAGATCGACAGCACCAGCACGCGCTCCCTCGCCGTGCTGCGCCCGGGAGGCCTGCTCGTCGCCGTCCCCTCCGGTGTGTCGGACGAGCTCGCCGCGAAGGCCGCCGCGGCCGACGTGCGGGCCAGGCCGTTCCTGGTGGAGCCGGACGGTACGGCCCTGACCACCCTGGCCGGTCTGATCGACGCCGGCGCGATCAAGGTCGAGGTGGCGGCGGTGCTGCCGCTGGAGCAGGCCGCCGAGGCCCACCGCCGGCAGGCCTCGGGCCGCACCCGGGGCAAGATCGTCCTGCGGGTGGCCGAGTGA
- a CDS encoding winged helix-turn-helix transcriptional regulator — translation MSRNCTTGSHDKHDVYAALCPCRNLLELLANKWSALAIGAMEDGPVRFGAMQRVLQGVSPKVLTQTLRRLEEAGLVSRTVYPAVPPHVEYALTELGHSAAEPLAHMRDWAERNVDLLYSGQ, via the coding sequence ATGAGCAGGAACTGCACCACCGGCAGTCACGACAAGCACGACGTCTACGCGGCCCTGTGCCCCTGCCGGAACCTGCTGGAACTCCTGGCCAACAAGTGGAGCGCGCTGGCCATAGGGGCCATGGAGGACGGTCCCGTACGGTTCGGGGCGATGCAGCGCGTGCTCCAGGGCGTCAGCCCCAAGGTCCTCACCCAGACCCTGCGCCGCCTGGAGGAGGCGGGGCTGGTCTCCCGCACGGTCTACCCCGCCGTGCCCCCGCACGTCGAGTACGCCCTCACCGAGCTCGGCCACAGCGCCGCCGAGCCGCTGGCGCACATGCGCGACTGGGCGGAGCGGAACGTGGATCTGCTCTACTCCGGGCAGTGA
- a CDS encoding winged helix-turn-helix transcriptional regulator, with translation MSDRPTSAPLPADLFDRPDCAGGLVPFRVGDKWTGVVLRCLEDGPRRFSELRVPLHWITAKVLTETLRAMERDGFLTRTAYDENPPRVEYELTALGRSLIDPLNATCEWSRAHLTEVTDAREQYTGR, from the coding sequence ATGAGCGACCGCCCCACCTCCGCACCCCTGCCCGCCGACCTCTTCGACCGCCCCGACTGCGCGGGCGGTCTGGTGCCCTTCCGCGTCGGCGACAAGTGGACCGGTGTGGTCCTGCGCTGTCTGGAGGACGGCCCGCGCAGGTTCTCCGAACTGCGGGTGCCACTGCACTGGATCACCGCGAAGGTGCTGACCGAGACCCTGCGCGCGATGGAGCGGGACGGCTTCCTCACCCGTACCGCGTACGACGAGAACCCGCCCCGTGTCGAGTACGAACTCACCGCGCTCGGACGCTCGTTGATCGATCCCCTCAATGCCACGTGCGAGTGGTCCCGGGCGCATCTGACCGAGGTCACGGATGCCCGCGAGCAGTACACGGGCCGGTAG
- a CDS encoding NAD(P)-dependent oxidoreductase: MTSTNANSAPSVNPARSTESADSPKRIAVFGAGGRVGRAVVAEAVARGHLVTAVVRDPAKYPGLGSDAVTVVRGDATDAASVAAAAVGHDAAVNASVRLDVPSEEYFVSAAEAMTGGLAAAGVGRLVVLGIATTLETAPGVRIMDAPEFPEQYRVFSQGHVAEFATLSAAGPQLDWLMVVPPLDLDAEGPRTGRYRTAVGTVLDGPGHISHPDLALAVLDEIDAPGHTRVQLAVAD, from the coding sequence ATGACCTCGACGAACGCGAATTCCGCGCCCTCCGTGAACCCCGCCCGCTCCACCGAATCCGCCGACTCCCCCAAGCGCATCGCCGTTTTCGGCGCGGGAGGGCGGGTGGGCCGGGCCGTGGTGGCCGAGGCGGTGGCACGCGGCCACTTGGTGACGGCCGTCGTGCGCGACCCCGCGAAGTATCCCGGCCTCGGCTCCGACGCCGTGACCGTCGTACGCGGCGACGCCACCGACGCCGCCTCGGTGGCCGCCGCGGCGGTCGGCCACGACGCGGCCGTGAACGCCTCGGTGCGGCTCGACGTGCCCTCCGAGGAGTACTTCGTCTCCGCCGCCGAGGCCATGACCGGCGGCCTCGCGGCGGCCGGGGTGGGCCGGCTCGTGGTGCTGGGCATCGCCACGACGCTGGAGACGGCGCCGGGTGTACGGATCATGGACGCGCCGGAGTTCCCCGAGCAGTACCGGGTGTTCTCGCAGGGGCACGTTGCCGAGTTCGCGACGCTGAGCGCGGCGGGGCCCCAGCTCGACTGGCTGATGGTGGTGCCGCCCCTCGACCTGGACGCCGAGGGCCCGCGCACCGGCCGGTACCGCACGGCGGTCGGCACGGTCCTCGACGGCCCGGGGCACATCTCGCACCCCGACCTGGCGCTCGCCGTGCTGGACGAGATCGACGCGCCGGGGCACACCCGGGTGCAGCTGGCCGTGGCGGACTGA
- a CDS encoding GNAT family N-acetyltransferase produces the protein MECLVTARLVLHPMSVEEAVALTSDEPGGNARWAPGYPTEADTAGARRYLETCESAGDPQPFGTYEIRRREDGRAIGGLGFHGAPDLDGTVTIGYGLVPAVQGNGYATEALRALLLFARAEGITRVKGDTSHDNIASQRVMTAAGMSLVAQDERLKYYAVEWAEEWMGECAEEWTDGL, from the coding sequence ATGGAATGCCTCGTGACAGCACGGCTCGTACTCCACCCGATGAGCGTCGAGGAAGCCGTGGCGCTGACTTCGGACGAGCCGGGCGGGAACGCGCGCTGGGCGCCCGGATACCCCACCGAAGCCGACACCGCGGGGGCCCGGCGCTACCTTGAGACCTGCGAGAGCGCCGGAGACCCGCAGCCGTTCGGGACGTACGAGATCCGTCGCCGCGAGGACGGCCGCGCCATCGGCGGCCTCGGCTTCCACGGCGCTCCCGACCTCGACGGCACCGTCACCATCGGCTACGGCCTGGTGCCGGCGGTCCAGGGAAACGGATACGCCACCGAAGCCCTGCGCGCCCTGCTGCTGTTCGCCCGTGCCGAGGGCATCACCCGCGTCAAGGGCGACACGTCCCACGACAACATCGCTTCCCAGCGGGTGATGACCGCGGCGGGCATGAGCCTTGTCGCGCAGGACGAGCGGCTGAAGTACTACGCGGTGGAGTGGGCGGAGGAGTGGATGGGGGAGTGTGCGGAGGAGTGGACGGACGGGCTGTGA
- a CDS encoding acetyl-CoA carboxylase biotin carboxylase subunit family protein, producing MTEHVLVFGVGYDIPARMRAFGETAGRKVTTSVMCWPEHLAKTDDTEEHGRIVVLSPDASDEEWIAMARAIDAVEPVTRIGSFYDDCRPQAALVAEVLGLDTHTPEIVELVMNKYAMRQRLAGAGVEATACAVVAGPAEAESALERAGGTGPDPRATVEEFLVGAQYGVEAFSERGEHVVVAVTRKHSDAVGPVEPGRVVPAPLEPERTEAVTRHVIATLDALGVEFGPTHTEVILTEHGPRVIETRLRTGGDEIRNMVTDVTGVDLIESQLQQILGEKVLPGIRATLDDPDRTGRSEAIWFAGAPTAHGELP from the coding sequence GTGACGGAACACGTGTTGGTGTTCGGCGTCGGGTACGACATACCGGCCCGCATGCGCGCGTTCGGCGAGACGGCCGGACGGAAGGTCACCACGTCCGTCATGTGCTGGCCCGAACACCTCGCGAAGACGGACGACACCGAGGAGCACGGCCGGATCGTCGTCCTGAGCCCCGACGCCTCCGACGAGGAGTGGATCGCGATGGCCCGGGCCATCGACGCCGTCGAGCCGGTGACCCGGATCGGTTCCTTCTACGACGACTGCCGCCCGCAGGCGGCCCTCGTCGCCGAGGTCCTCGGGCTCGACACGCACACCCCCGAGATCGTCGAACTCGTCATGAACAAGTACGCGATGAGGCAGCGGCTCGCGGGGGCCGGTGTCGAGGCCACGGCCTGCGCCGTCGTCGCCGGGCCCGCCGAGGCGGAGTCGGCACTGGAACGCGCCGGCGGTACGGGACCCGACCCGCGGGCCACCGTAGAGGAGTTCCTCGTGGGCGCCCAGTACGGCGTGGAGGCCTTCTCGGAGCGGGGCGAGCACGTGGTCGTCGCCGTCACCCGCAAGCACTCCGACGCCGTCGGCCCGGTCGAGCCGGGCCGAGTGGTGCCCGCTCCGCTGGAGCCCGAGCGGACAGAGGCCGTCACCCGGCACGTCATCGCCACGCTGGACGCCCTGGGCGTCGAGTTCGGGCCCACCCACACCGAGGTCATCCTCACCGAGCACGGGCCGCGCGTCATCGAGACGCGTCTGCGCACCGGCGGCGACGAAATCCGGAACATGGTGACCGACGTGACCGGTGTGGACCTGATCGAGTCGCAACTCCAGCAGATCCTCGGCGAGAAGGTGCTGCCCGGAATCCGCGCCACGCTCGACGACCCGGACCGGACCGGCCGCAGCGAAGCCATCTGGTTTGCGGGCGCACCCACCGCCCACGGCGAACTCCCGTAG
- a CDS encoding ornithine carbamoyltransferase → MISTNDLTDADLRALVERGAEFSNGSVRSGEQLTDLVVGILFLKTSTRTRTSFSAAALRLGAKIISFGPDDLQTNTGETLEDTAEVLSRMLDILVVRSAGDPADLRTFAAQPRMAVVNAMTADEHPTQAIADLTTILCRFGRIEDLRICYIGEGNNTAAALALTLSRFKGVHLELRTPPGYGLDPTTLKRAAANAAACGASVVELHSMDSRPQGFDVIYTTRWQTTGTSKPDPDWRRIFAPFQVTTALWDSSPDAVFLHDLPAHRGEDVTAEVLDGPHSLAFDQAENKMYAAMAVLEWCAGRR, encoded by the coding sequence CTGATTTCCACGAACGACCTGACCGACGCCGACCTCAGAGCCCTCGTCGAGCGGGGCGCGGAGTTCTCGAACGGATCGGTCCGCTCCGGTGAGCAGCTGACCGACCTGGTCGTCGGCATCCTCTTCCTCAAGACCTCCACACGGACCCGTACGTCGTTCTCCGCCGCCGCCCTGCGGCTCGGCGCGAAGATCATCTCCTTTGGGCCCGACGACCTCCAGACCAACACCGGCGAGACGCTGGAGGACACCGCCGAGGTCCTGTCGCGGATGCTCGACATCCTGGTGGTGCGCTCCGCCGGAGACCCGGCCGACCTGCGCACCTTCGCCGCGCAGCCGCGCATGGCCGTGGTCAACGCGATGACCGCCGACGAGCACCCCACCCAGGCGATCGCCGACCTGACCACGATCCTGTGCCGCTTCGGCCGGATCGAGGACCTGCGGATCTGCTACATCGGCGAGGGCAACAACACGGCGGCCGCGCTGGCGCTGACGCTGAGCCGCTTCAAGGGCGTCCACCTGGAGCTGCGGACGCCCCCCGGCTACGGTCTGGATCCCACCACCCTCAAGCGCGCGGCCGCCAACGCCGCCGCCTGCGGGGCGAGCGTGGTGGAGCTGCACTCCATGGACAGCCGCCCGCAGGGCTTCGACGTCATCTACACGACGCGCTGGCAGACGACCGGCACCAGCAAGCCGGACCCCGACTGGCGCCGGATCTTCGCGCCCTTCCAGGTCACCACCGCCCTGTGGGACAGCAGCCCGGACGCCGTGTTCCTGCACGACCTCCCGGCGCACCGCGGCGAGGACGTCACGGCCGAGGTCCTCGACGGGCCGCACAGCCTCGCCTTCGATCAGGCGGAGAACAAGATGTACGCGGCGATGGCCGTTCTGGAGTGGTGCGCCGGACGGCGCTGA